The following are encoded in a window of Legionella geestiana genomic DNA:
- a CDS encoding ribose-phosphate pyrophosphokinase has product MSTMMIFTGNANPDLAHKIASHLQIPLGKATVGTFSDGETMVEILENVRGKDVFVVQSTCAPSNDNLMELLIMSDALRRSSASRITAVVPYFGYARQDRRVRSARVPITAKVIADMMASVGICRVLTVDLHADQIQGFFYMPVDNVYSTPILLEDIRAQNLDRLMVVSPDVGGVVRARAMAKRLNDAELSIIDKRRSGPNKSEVMHIIGEPSGRNCIIIDDIVDTAGTLCSAAYQLKKNGAVSVRAYITHPVLSGPAVQNIENSSLDEVVVTDTIPLSDAARNCSKIRLVSLADMLAQAIKRVNVEESVSSMFED; this is encoded by the coding sequence ATGTCGACAATGATGATCTTCACCGGGAATGCCAATCCTGATCTTGCGCACAAAATAGCCTCCCATTTGCAAATCCCCCTTGGAAAAGCCACTGTTGGCACGTTCAGTGACGGTGAAACCATGGTGGAAATTCTTGAAAACGTTCGCGGAAAGGATGTATTCGTGGTGCAATCCACCTGCGCTCCTTCAAACGACAATCTGATGGAGCTGCTCATCATGTCCGATGCGCTGCGCCGCTCATCAGCGAGTCGCATCACCGCTGTTGTGCCCTATTTTGGCTATGCCCGTCAGGACCGTCGCGTACGCTCCGCACGTGTACCGATAACGGCCAAGGTAATTGCCGATATGATGGCTTCTGTAGGCATTTGCCGCGTGTTAACCGTTGATTTACATGCCGACCAAATCCAGGGATTTTTCTACATGCCCGTGGATAACGTCTATTCGACCCCTATCCTGCTTGAGGATATTCGTGCGCAAAACCTTGACCGTCTGATGGTGGTTTCCCCTGATGTGGGTGGTGTGGTACGTGCACGCGCAATGGCAAAACGTCTTAACGATGCCGAGCTTTCCATTATCGATAAACGTCGCAGCGGTCCAAACAAATCGGAAGTCATGCACATTATTGGTGAGCCGTCCGGGCGCAACTGTATCATCATCGATGATATTGTTGATACCGCAGGCACCCTCTGCTCCGCTGCCTATCAGCTGAAGAAAAATGGGGCTGTCAGTGTGCGTGCCTATATTACACACCCGGTACTCTCAGGACCCGCGGTTCAGAATATTGAAAATTCATCCCTTGACGAGGTGGTTGTTACCGACACCATTCCTCTGTCAGATGCAGCGCGCAACTGCTCTAAAATACGTCTGGTAAGCCTTGCTGACATGCTGGCCCAGGCCATTAAGCGGGTTAACGTGGAGGAGTCCGTCAGCTCCATGTTTGAGGATTAA
- a CDS encoding YdgA family protein, whose amino-acid sequence MKKITGLVVVLAALILGGYYGMGVMTERALRKNIDTINRTEGVHAELSDYQRGWFRSHAKLDWKVRVPQQVITTENGETTTIPAKDFDTAMPLTIWHGPVIFANGLHFGLGYAQSRLELPTQLKESFKSTFTSESVEPSLNLVFFVEYTGATRVDGDAPAFSLVTTDKTTRIDWKGMQTDLKITDDGRALKGGFSVAGADISNDSKKVEIGSVTSHYTLNKNDYGMYVGEADLSFESLHVLDGDKKLVDLESLDSRSTSDVAEGGLFNTGLSMSLQKLTINDKTFGPGAFELSLKNLDAEVLARINDKIKSAQNGDDAAKQQALFAILPELPKLLGRGAALNLSQLRMTVPQGVIEGNLLIELPKGDTINPLQLMQNISGNGRLKLPAAVLKDVLRLGNLQKQMKAQQAAGEAQTQEAAPAPANTAESVAAAATTATTTPVPATEQTPAAAPAAAPMTADDLARQVEAMTDAQVAGMVKGGLLVQQGSDFVVELSLQKGQFQVNGKPFTPSMLQF is encoded by the coding sequence ATGAAAAAAATCACAGGATTGGTGGTCGTACTGGCTGCGCTGATCCTCGGCGGATACTACGGTATGGGCGTCATGACGGAGCGCGCGCTTCGTAAAAACATCGATACCATCAACCGCACGGAAGGTGTTCACGCAGAACTCAGCGATTACCAGCGCGGATGGTTCCGCTCACACGCGAAGCTTGATTGGAAAGTGCGTGTGCCGCAGCAGGTGATTACCACAGAAAATGGCGAAACCACTACCATACCTGCAAAAGATTTTGACACCGCCATGCCACTGACTATCTGGCACGGCCCGGTTATTTTTGCCAATGGCCTGCACTTTGGGCTTGGATATGCGCAAAGCAGGCTGGAGTTACCGACTCAGCTCAAAGAGTCTTTTAAATCAACGTTCACGAGCGAATCCGTTGAACCGTCTCTGAACCTTGTTTTCTTTGTTGAATATACCGGTGCGACACGTGTAGACGGCGATGCTCCTGCATTTAGTCTCGTCACGACTGACAAGACTACCCGCATCGACTGGAAAGGCATGCAGACCGATTTGAAAATTACTGATGACGGGCGCGCACTCAAGGGTGGCTTTAGCGTAGCGGGTGCAGACATCAGCAATGACAGTAAAAAAGTTGAAATTGGCTCGGTTACCTCTCATTACACGCTGAACAAGAATGATTATGGCATGTATGTTGGTGAGGCAGATTTATCTTTTGAAAGTCTGCATGTTCTTGATGGCGATAAGAAGCTTGTCGATCTTGAATCGCTTGATTCTCGTTCAACGTCAGATGTTGCAGAGGGTGGCCTCTTTAACACGGGCCTCTCCATGTCCCTGCAAAAACTGACTATAAACGATAAAACGTTTGGTCCTGGTGCGTTTGAGCTGTCTCTGAAGAATCTTGATGCAGAAGTGCTGGCACGCATCAACGATAAGATTAAAAGTGCCCAGAATGGGGATGATGCTGCCAAACAACAGGCGCTGTTTGCGATTCTGCCAGAGTTGCCGAAGCTTCTTGGACGAGGTGCGGCCCTCAACCTTTCACAATTGCGCATGACCGTACCACAGGGCGTTATTGAGGGTAACCTGCTGATTGAGCTGCCAAAGGGAGATACCATCAATCCGCTGCAGCTGATGCAAAACATTTCAGGCAACGGCCGACTCAAATTACCGGCTGCTGTTTTGAAGGACGTACTGCGTCTTGGCAATCTGCAAAAACAGATGAAAGCGCAACAAGCGGCGGGAGAAGCACAAACTCAAGAAGCGGCACCTGCACCTGCCAATACCGCTGAATCAGTTGCTGCAGCTGCTACTACAGCGACAACAACACCTGTACCAGCTACTGAGCAAACGCCAGCGGCGGCACCGGCAGCGGCGCCGATGACAGCGGATGATCTTGCGCGTCAGGTTGAAGCCATGACCGATGCCCAGGTTGCCGGTATGGTCAAAGGTGGCCTTCTTGTGCAGCAGGGAAGTGACTTCGTTGTAGAATTGTCTTTGCAAAAAGGACAGTTCCAGGTGAACGGCAAGCCCTTTACGCCGTCCATGCTGCAATTCTGA
- a CDS encoding helix-turn-helix domain-containing protein, with amino-acid sequence MSTISSQVADTATSLADSVTQSVQKYFSELKGAEPVDLYRFVLEEVETPLFRAVMEYCKYNQSRAAIILGISRGTLRTKLRQYFDDKYVGTRD; translated from the coding sequence ATGTCTACCATTAGCAGCCAGGTCGCTGATACAGCAACGTCACTGGCCGATAGTGTCACCCAATCCGTTCAGAAATATTTTTCCGAGCTCAAGGGTGCCGAGCCTGTCGATCTCTATCGTTTCGTGCTCGAAGAAGTTGAAACACCGTTGTTTCGCGCAGTGATGGAATACTGCAAGTACAATCAATCCCGAGCTGCCATAATCCTTGGTATCAGCCGTGGTACGCTGCGCACCAAACTGCGTCAGTACTTTGATGACAAATACGTTGGCACTCGCGATTAA
- the ankH gene encoding Dot/Icm T4SS effector AnkH/LegA3, translating into MKSIASDIIHGRMPDFNLWLREGNTLDDIDEFGFTPLIESVLMRRPEITAALLERGVAINKPDVTGRTALHWAVDNNDLKTCRLLLKSGANPNASTYAGMSVLVYPILRGQTAIKQLLYQHGARLDFAMDFINAKLLGHRFELEGDVDIVNADGEFVEVDYEGFILEFTVEIIHDSLRRFASSYATRHLRDFFPSVHAVMDGFSLAASLLKLQHLPERRPEHRRQLKMFLEAPLLVLPAASRGHAMGFVRMGSWWAKIDRGENSLLEGSVNIYRITRESQLTVEFLETFLFKKQPRRFFHERINQILGLQKVATLPIPSQITGNCSWANMRAVFPTALAMQNLQAGESVNTAQVLELDVAWEAWDCDRALDECIQRFYHATPARKASLATMLGAVLFQSCNSANPHHLERAEKILAILQLPEYAFVLNSYLEAYCIRRLSKKGNNLLQLLEACGINPGIGVQPVATRLKER; encoded by the coding sequence ATGAAGAGCATCGCCAGCGATATTATTCATGGACGCATGCCGGATTTTAACCTGTGGCTGAGGGAGGGTAACACCCTCGATGATATTGATGAGTTTGGTTTTACGCCGCTCATTGAGTCGGTGCTGATGCGCCGCCCAGAGATTACTGCAGCCCTTTTAGAGCGCGGTGTTGCCATCAACAAGCCTGATGTTACCGGTCGAACGGCGCTGCACTGGGCGGTCGATAATAACGACTTAAAAACGTGTCGTCTGCTTTTGAAATCAGGTGCCAACCCTAACGCAAGCACATACGCCGGCATGAGTGTGCTGGTATATCCCATTTTGCGCGGCCAGACCGCTATTAAACAGCTTTTATACCAGCATGGTGCACGCCTTGATTTTGCCATGGATTTTATTAACGCCAAATTGCTTGGGCACCGCTTTGAGCTGGAAGGCGATGTGGACATCGTTAATGCCGATGGCGAGTTTGTGGAAGTGGATTACGAGGGATTCATACTCGAATTTACCGTAGAAATTATTCACGATTCACTGCGCCGTTTTGCGAGCAGTTATGCCACGCGTCATTTGCGTGATTTTTTTCCGAGCGTACATGCGGTCATGGATGGATTTTCCCTTGCGGCATCGCTCTTAAAACTGCAGCATCTGCCTGAGCGACGCCCGGAGCACAGGCGTCAGCTGAAGATGTTTCTCGAGGCCCCGCTTCTAGTGCTTCCTGCCGCAAGCCGTGGTCATGCCATGGGTTTTGTGCGCATGGGGAGTTGGTGGGCTAAAATCGATCGCGGTGAAAACAGCCTGCTCGAAGGCAGTGTGAACATTTATCGGATAACGCGTGAGTCGCAGTTAACGGTTGAATTTCTCGAGACTTTTCTTTTTAAAAAGCAACCGCGCCGTTTTTTCCATGAGCGCATTAATCAGATACTGGGGCTTCAGAAAGTCGCAACGTTGCCAATTCCCTCACAGATAACCGGTAACTGTTCCTGGGCGAACATGCGCGCGGTGTTTCCAACGGCCCTTGCCATGCAAAATCTTCAGGCAGGAGAGTCAGTCAATACCGCACAGGTGCTTGAACTGGATGTTGCCTGGGAAGCGTGGGATTGTGACAGGGCGCTCGATGAATGTATTCAGCGTTTTTACCACGCAACGCCAGCGCGTAAGGCAAGCCTTGCCACCATGCTTGGTGCGGTATTGTTCCAGTCGTGCAACAGTGCCAACCCGCATCACCTTGAACGCGCGGAGAAAATTTTAGCTATCCTCCAGTTGCCCGAATATGCGTTTGTGCTAAACAGTTACCTCGAAGCCTATTGTATTCGTCGTTTGAGCAAGAAAGGCAACAACCTGCTGCAACTCCTTGAAGCCTGTGGCATTAACCCTGGAATTGGTGTGCAACCGGTTGCCACCCGACTTAAAGAGCGGTGA
- a CDS encoding HAD family hydrolase → MGNSRRLVVFDWEGTLADTLGETLNTVACVARSLGLGDMDMAHARQCAGLGLVAALRRVFPGLSLHQQEQLLEAVQYQLNTRGAEVCLFPGARELLARLQHTGVFLAIASNKGQQSLMRAIQNAGLSGVFTEVRSASTTAQKPAPDMLQELMDAFAVSPGETLMVGDSVNDILMAASLGVDSIGMDFYHLQEADLRAAGAFAVFDSHDRLAAFLQLPE, encoded by the coding sequence ATGGGTAATTCCCGCCGGCTGGTGGTCTTTGACTGGGAAGGCACGCTTGCCGATACGCTCGGTGAGACACTTAACACGGTGGCCTGTGTCGCCCGCAGCCTTGGACTCGGCGATATGGACATGGCGCATGCGCGCCAGTGTGCGGGTCTTGGCCTTGTGGCGGCTCTGCGCCGGGTTTTTCCGGGTCTAAGCCTCCATCAGCAGGAGCAGCTGCTTGAGGCTGTTCAGTATCAGCTTAATACCCGGGGGGCGGAGGTGTGTCTCTTTCCGGGCGCGCGCGAACTGCTGGCGCGTCTGCAGCATACCGGGGTATTTCTTGCCATCGCGAGCAATAAGGGGCAGCAGTCGTTGATGCGTGCCATCCAGAATGCCGGACTCTCTGGTGTTTTTACCGAAGTTCGTTCCGCGAGCACTACGGCTCAGAAGCCCGCTCCCGACATGCTGCAGGAACTCATGGATGCATTCGCGGTATCCCCGGGCGAAACCCTGATGGTGGGTGACAGCGTGAATGATATCCTGATGGCGGCAAGCCTTGGGGTGGACAGTATCGGCATGGATTTTTATCACCTGCAGGAGGCGGATTTGCGTGCTGCCGGTGCGTTTGCGGTATTTGACAGCCATGACCGGCTGGCCGCATTTCTGCAATTGCCTGAATGA
- a CDS encoding RluA family pseudouridine synthase — MNEVRLVEVTPAEAQQRLDNYLMRLLKGVPKSCIYRIIRAGEVRVNRKRAKPLTKLQAGDCVRIPPVRMSSTEGAKPMVGEGLSRRLHDAIIHEDSHLIVLNKPAGLAVHGGSGLSFGVIEALRAMRTDSDYLELVHRLDRETSGCLLIAKRRSALRALQASLAAREVQKTYLALLNGRWTGSLTRTVNVALEKNTRCQGERHVSVSESGKPSRTVFRLLENFADACLVEASPLTGRTHQIRVHAAHIGHPLVGDTRYGDPEAFPLCGEVYTRLCLHASAIRFTLSDKTLRFEAELDKHFNALLEKLRQKSEARHG, encoded by the coding sequence ATGAATGAAGTACGACTGGTTGAAGTCACACCCGCCGAGGCACAGCAACGCCTTGACAATTATTTAATGCGATTACTCAAGGGAGTTCCAAAGAGCTGCATTTACCGCATCATTCGCGCCGGTGAAGTGCGGGTTAACCGCAAACGCGCGAAACCGCTTACAAAGCTGCAGGCCGGCGACTGCGTGCGCATCCCGCCGGTGCGCATGTCGTCAACGGAAGGCGCGAAGCCCATGGTGGGGGAGGGCCTTTCGCGACGCCTTCATGACGCGATTATTCACGAAGATTCCCATCTTATCGTGCTGAATAAGCCCGCGGGCCTTGCCGTGCATGGGGGCAGTGGCCTCAGTTTTGGCGTGATTGAGGCGCTGCGCGCCATGCGTACAGACTCAGATTATCTCGAGCTTGTTCACCGGCTGGACCGAGAGACCTCCGGCTGTCTTCTGATTGCGAAACGGCGCAGTGCTCTTCGCGCACTGCAGGCATCCCTTGCGGCACGCGAGGTACAGAAAACCTATCTGGCGCTGCTAAACGGTCGCTGGACGGGGAGCCTCACGCGAACCGTGAATGTCGCACTTGAAAAAAACACCCGCTGTCAGGGTGAGCGGCATGTCAGCGTTTCTGAAAGCGGCAAACCTTCCCGCACGGTATTTCGTCTGCTTGAAAATTTTGCCGATGCCTGCCTTGTTGAGGCGAGCCCGCTTACCGGGCGCACCCACCAGATTCGCGTACACGCAGCCCATATCGGGCATCCGCTGGTTGGTGATACGCGCTATGGTGACCCTGAAGCCTTCCCGCTGTGTGGAGAAGTTTACACACGGTTATGTTTGCATGCGAGCGCGATTCGATTTACCCTTTCCGACAAAACCCTCAGATTTGAGGCTGAATTGGACAAACACTTTAACGCGCTGCTGGAAAAACTGCGCCAGAAGAGTGAGGCACGTCATGGGTAA
- the pgsA gene encoding CDP-diacylglycerol--glycerol-3-phosphate 3-phosphatidyltransferase yields the protein MLTGLPNLLTLTRIAIIPVFILVFYLPFSFAHGLAAILFALACFTDGLDGYLARRLEMQSPFGAFLDPVADKLLVATCLLLLTGAKDVDYITLPAIVIVGREIVISALREWMAEIGKRASVTVSYIGKVKTALQMLALMLLLAFNPASSFWGKVGFVSLYVAAILTIWSMVIYIAIAWPEFSKKSDGSC from the coding sequence ATGTTGACCGGTTTGCCAAATCTACTGACGCTGACGCGTATCGCGATTATTCCTGTTTTTATCCTGGTGTTTTATCTTCCGTTCTCTTTTGCGCATGGACTGGCGGCAATTTTGTTCGCGCTGGCCTGCTTCACCGACGGGCTTGATGGTTATCTTGCCCGCCGGCTTGAAATGCAATCGCCTTTTGGTGCCTTTCTTGACCCTGTGGCCGATAAGCTGCTGGTGGCGACCTGCCTGCTACTCTTGACTGGTGCGAAGGATGTGGATTACATCACGCTGCCGGCCATTGTGATTGTGGGGCGTGAAATTGTTATTTCAGCGCTGCGAGAATGGATGGCTGAAATTGGCAAGCGTGCCAGCGTTACCGTCAGTTATATCGGCAAGGTTAAAACCGCGTTGCAAATGCTGGCGTTGATGCTGTTGCTGGCGTTTAATCCCGCGTCTTCATTCTGGGGGAAAGTGGGTTTCGTCTCGCTGTATGTGGCGGCAATTTTGACGATTTGGTCGATGGTTATTTACATCGCTATCGCCTGGCCGGAATTTTCAAAAAAAAGTGATGGAAGCTGTTGA
- a CDS encoding MFS transporter yields the protein MNKRTFAWVVWGLAAGFYLSDYLARVAPGVMHRYLQIDFGINEAGFGILVASFYFPYILMQIPVGLAVDRMSVRRLLTVMSLFTALGCCVFGLASTLTIAAFGRIIIGFSAAFGFVSALRLATAWFPPEMLGLLSGLTQALGMLGAAAGEAPVSFLVSAIGWRHSMLVIASLFILLALLIYRFVQDRPGPRAVAVVHEAPGILGSLRMILSSRLAWINALYAGFLFVPSAVIGESIGPAYLQFGHGIDAHAAAFATGLIFIGWGIGGPLSGWLSDRLGRRRPLMIASALCGMVLSALFVFMPNLGEGSAYLLFLLFGLTNTGVAIAYAVSTEIHPRGVIGTSIAFTNMISIFVGALMQPLVGHLVDISAGARSMNLEQLTLADFQAGLWLLPVCSGVALLLSFCVRETFCTPVHEEKS from the coding sequence ATGAACAAGCGCACCTTTGCCTGGGTAGTCTGGGGACTTGCGGCGGGATTTTACCTGTCTGATTATCTGGCACGTGTGGCGCCGGGAGTCATGCACCGTTATTTGCAGATAGATTTTGGCATCAATGAGGCCGGGTTTGGGATTCTGGTAGCATCGTTTTATTTCCCATATATCTTGATGCAAATCCCCGTAGGGCTTGCCGTAGACCGCATGAGTGTGCGCAGGCTTCTGACGGTGATGTCGCTTTTTACGGCACTGGGCTGCTGTGTGTTTGGACTTGCGAGCACCCTGACGATTGCGGCTTTCGGGCGTATTATCATCGGTTTTAGTGCCGCGTTTGGGTTTGTTTCTGCCCTGCGCCTTGCTACGGCCTGGTTTCCACCGGAAATGCTTGGCCTTCTTTCGGGGCTGACGCAGGCGCTTGGCATGCTGGGTGCTGCTGCTGGTGAGGCACCAGTGTCGTTTCTTGTCAGCGCCATTGGCTGGCGGCATTCCATGCTGGTTATTGCGTCTCTGTTCATTCTGCTGGCCCTGCTGATTTATCGCTTTGTACAGGACCGTCCTGGACCCCGAGCCGTGGCTGTAGTTCATGAAGCACCGGGGATTCTTGGCAGTCTGCGCATGATTTTGTCAAGCCGGCTTGCCTGGATAAATGCCTTGTATGCCGGCTTTTTGTTTGTCCCATCCGCCGTCATCGGTGAATCCATAGGACCTGCGTATCTGCAGTTTGGACACGGAATAGATGCGCATGCTGCGGCGTTTGCTACCGGGTTGATTTTTATCGGCTGGGGCATTGGCGGGCCGCTGTCTGGCTGGCTCTCTGACCGCCTGGGACGCCGTCGCCCACTGATGATTGCCTCTGCGCTTTGCGGCATGGTGCTGAGTGCGCTTTTTGTCTTTATGCCCAATCTTGGTGAAGGGAGTGCGTATCTCTTATTTCTTTTATTTGGTCTGACCAATACGGGTGTGGCCATAGCGTATGCCGTGTCTACGGAAATTCATCCACGCGGAGTCATAGGCACTTCTATCGCCTTTACCAACATGATTTCAATTTTTGTTGGTGCACTGATGCAGCCTCTTGTAGGGCATCTTGTGGATATCTCCGCCGGTGCGCGTTCAATGAACCTTGAACAGCTTACGCTTGCCGATTTTCAGGCAGGACTCTGGCTGTTGCCTGTCTGTTCGGGAGTCGCTCTGCTGCTGTCATTCTGTGTGCGTGAAACGTTTTGCACACCGGTTCATGAAGAGAAGTCATGA
- a CDS encoding aspartate-semialdehyde dehydrogenase — MKNQYTVAVAGATGAVGETLLAVLEERNFPVETLYPLASHRSTDKTVTFKGKELEVLDIATFDFSLADISLFSAGGEVSREFAPIAAAAGSVVIDNTSCFRNDPDIPLVVPEVNPERIADFTHRGIIANPNCSTIQMVVALKPLLDAAGIARINVATYQSVSGTGKRAITELVDQVGNLLNGRPVESSVYPQQIAFNVLPHIDVFEDNGYTREEMKMVRETRKIFEDDTIQVNPTAVRVPVLYGHSEAIHVELRAPLSAADARALLAKAPGVVVVDDTEQGFYPTAITHATGKDAVFVGRIREDISHPCGLNLWVVADNIRKGAATNAVQIAEILIREYL, encoded by the coding sequence ATGAAAAATCAATACACTGTTGCGGTGGCAGGCGCTACCGGTGCTGTTGGAGAAACCCTGCTCGCCGTTCTTGAAGAGCGCAATTTCCCGGTAGAAACGCTCTATCCGCTTGCAAGCCACCGCTCAACGGATAAAACGGTCACTTTCAAAGGAAAGGAGCTGGAGGTACTGGATATCGCCACATTTGATTTCAGTCTGGCTGATATATCGCTTTTTTCAGCAGGTGGTGAGGTTTCCCGTGAGTTCGCGCCCATTGCAGCGGCTGCCGGCAGCGTCGTCATTGATAATACGTCCTGCTTTCGTAACGACCCCGACATTCCACTGGTAGTGCCGGAAGTGAATCCCGAGCGCATCGCAGATTTTACGCATCGCGGCATTATTGCGAACCCTAACTGCTCGACCATTCAGATGGTGGTCGCACTGAAGCCGCTTTTGGATGCGGCAGGCATCGCGCGTATCAACGTGGCGACTTACCAGTCAGTTTCCGGTACCGGCAAGCGCGCCATCACGGAGCTTGTCGACCAGGTGGGCAATCTCCTGAACGGCAGACCCGTTGAGTCATCTGTCTATCCTCAGCAGATTGCGTTTAACGTATTGCCCCACATTGACGTGTTTGAAGACAATGGTTACACGCGCGAAGAAATGAAAATGGTACGTGAAACCCGCAAGATTTTTGAAGACGATACCATTCAGGTAAATCCAACTGCCGTGCGTGTGCCGGTGCTGTATGGGCACTCGGAAGCCATACACGTAGAGCTTCGTGCGCCCCTCTCTGCAGCGGATGCCCGCGCATTGCTGGCAAAAGCACCCGGAGTCGTGGTGGTGGATGATACAGAGCAGGGCTTTTATCCCACGGCCATTACCCATGCAACAGGTAAGGACGCCGTTTTTGTCGGACGCATCCGTGAAGATATCTCGCACCCCTGCGGACTGAATCTTTGGGTGGTTGCTGACAATATCCGCAAGGGTGCTGCCACCAATGCGGTGCAGATTGCTGAAATTCTGATACGAGAGTATCTCTAG
- a CDS encoding Rne/Rng family ribonuclease gives MERMLINATQQEEIRVALVKNNNYLYDLDIEYPFEVKKKGNIYKAVVTRCEPSLDAVFVEYGSKRQGFLPLKEIAPEYLSSRANIDGDEHQPINKLIREGQDLLIQVEKEERGNKGAALTTFITLAGCYLVLMPNNPRSGGISRRIEGDERDELRETLNALTLPDGMGLIIRTAGVGKNQEELQADLDMLCHQWQSIQQACNTQLAPCLIHQEGDVIMRSIRDNLRKSIGEIIIDDHVAYIRAKQYIEQVKPDFLPHLKLYNSSIPLFNFYQIESQIETAYQREVPLPSGGALVIDRTEALVSIDINSARATGGSDIESTALNTNLEAADEIARQLRLRDLGGLVVIDFIDMSSTKNKNDVENRLKEALQADRARIQVGRISRFGLLEMSRQRLRLSLGESAQEICPRCEGRGTVRNIPSHGLSIIRLIEEEALKDKTAEIQVQLPVEMATFLINEKRDFLRNIEKRHNVHVLILPNPHMQTPQYVITRLKEDNVGKSKKPSYSMIQEPELNIVRADAEVTRDEPAVKGFAPTRTGAGESVGLIRRIWNALFAESTSSEPVETESVPQKTAAPASGNRNNSRSQGERRQQQGQQRRRRPSTGSGGGQQSGGSNNPQQANRQQGGGQQQGNRRRPQGQGANASAAQSNPQNAPRTANNPQRGGGENTRKREPVQKDSAEG, from the coding sequence ATGGAACGCATGCTTATCAATGCGACACAGCAAGAAGAAATTCGTGTCGCTCTCGTTAAAAATAACAATTATCTTTACGACCTCGACATTGAATACCCGTTTGAAGTCAAGAAAAAAGGTAACATTTATAAAGCGGTTGTCACCCGCTGCGAACCAAGCCTTGATGCTGTTTTTGTCGAATACGGCTCCAAACGTCAGGGATTTCTTCCACTCAAGGAAATTGCACCCGAATACCTGAGCAGTCGCGCAAATATTGACGGCGACGAACATCAGCCTATCAACAAGCTCATCCGCGAAGGCCAGGACCTCCTTATCCAGGTCGAAAAAGAAGAGCGCGGCAATAAAGGCGCGGCGCTGACAACCTTTATTACGCTTGCCGGCTGCTACCTGGTGCTGATGCCCAATAATCCACGTTCCGGGGGGATTTCCCGCCGCATTGAAGGCGATGAACGGGATGAGCTGCGTGAAACGCTCAACGCACTGACTCTGCCAGATGGCATGGGATTGATTATCCGCACCGCCGGTGTGGGCAAAAACCAGGAAGAACTCCAGGCGGACCTCGACATGCTCTGCCATCAGTGGCAATCCATTCAGCAAGCCTGCAACACCCAGCTCGCGCCCTGCCTGATTCACCAGGAAGGTGATGTGATTATGCGCTCCATCCGCGATAACCTGCGCAAATCCATCGGTGAAATCATCATCGATGACCACGTGGCCTATATTCGCGCGAAGCAGTACATTGAGCAGGTCAAGCCTGACTTTCTGCCGCACCTGAAGCTTTACAACAGCTCTATTCCCCTTTTCAACTTTTACCAGATTGAAAGCCAGATTGAAACGGCCTACCAGCGTGAAGTCCCACTGCCTTCCGGTGGCGCACTGGTAATTGACCGCACGGAAGCGCTGGTATCCATCGATATCAACTCGGCGCGCGCAACAGGTGGCTCTGATATTGAATCCACGGCACTCAATACCAACCTTGAGGCTGCTGATGAAATTGCAAGGCAGCTGCGTCTTCGTGACCTCGGTGGTCTCGTGGTAATCGATTTTATCGACATGAGCTCAACCAAAAACAAAAACGATGTTGAAAACCGCCTTAAAGAGGCACTGCAGGCCGACAGAGCCCGCATCCAGGTCGGTCGCATTTCCCGCTTTGGCCTGCTCGAGATGTCACGCCAACGACTGCGTCTGTCGCTTGGAGAGTCCGCTCAGGAAATCTGTCCGCGCTGTGAAGGTCGTGGTACTGTTCGCAACATCCCTTCTCACGGATTGTCCATTATCCGTCTGATTGAAGAAGAAGCCCTGAAGGACAAAACGGCTGAAATTCAGGTGCAGCTGCCGGTGGAAATGGCGACGTTTCTTATCAACGAAAAGCGGGATTTTCTGCGCAACATCGAGAAACGCCACAATGTCCATGTCCTGATTCTGCCAAATCCGCACATGCAGACACCGCAGTATGTGATAACGCGCCTGAAAGAAGATAACGTTGGCAAGAGCAAAAAGCCCAGCTATTCAATGATTCAGGAACCTGAGCTGAATATCGTTCGCGCAGACGCGGAAGTTACGCGGGATGAGCCAGCCGTGAAGGGATTTGCGCCGACCCGCACAGGCGCAGGAGAATCCGTAGGGTTGATTCGTCGCATCTGGAACGCGCTGTTTGCTGAAAGTACATCGAGCGAACCCGTAGAAACAGAAAGCGTACCGCAGAAAACGGCCGCACCCGCTTCTGGCAATCGCAACAATTCCCGTAGTCAGGGAGAGAGGCGCCAGCAGCAGGGTCAGCAGCGGCGTCGCCGTCCGTCTACCGGTAGCGGCGGCGGCCAGCAGAGTGGCGGCAGCAATAACCCTCAGCAGGCCAACCGTCAGCAAGGCGGCGGTCAACAGCAGGGTAACCGTCGTCGCCCTCAAGGCCAGGGCGCAAACGCATCTGCGGCCCAATCCAATCCCCAAAACGCACCGCGCACGGCCAACAACCCGCAGCGCGGTGGTGGCGAGAATACCCGCAAGCGCGAGCCTGTGCAGAAAGATTCTGCAGAGGGTTAA